The Tepidibacter aestuarii genome contains a region encoding:
- a CDS encoding S-layer homology domain-containing protein has translation MNFKRIVLTIFTVFLVLGSSILSFAEPNVSKDEAKKAAENALKNYLGVELDNKFESRIEFRNEKYRERSAWSMDWYKHEDNIDIDIQAEIDSDNGKILELRYYNWNNNEKNSAIPSMTKEEAKKIADDFLNQINPVESKKVKLRDDYYFSQRFRGENYRFNYVRQENGIDFNTDSIDIEINGSTGKIQSYRFNWDYDVKFEDNKNIIAKDKAKQVLKDNTDMKLVYSDVDKNNDNKPDNIKSFYKPYNEKGFLVDAKNGVMLRWDGSKEELNYKDIDDKEKEKIYKKITKPQKLSKELTEKEAKDRINSIAKDFIKDDFEIDRLRYEEDDEYFITRGRKVWEARFNIKDKDRDGRVSIDANTGEIISFDTYYFNNEDEDFTPEITWSQGYDKAVDVLSKYYGYNIKELDTKLLEQNSYHYINGKKINADSYYYNFARINNKIKYENNNIVIVINARNGDVAEVRYTWDNDIEFPKCDNVINKDKAKNVYFENRDFELSYNIIGNKEENDKKATLAYGLKDMFEFDRVDAISGKALGYNGEEFNKKDDKDYSDKIKNHWAKKELTILSDSNIIDLKTFEPNNEISKIDALKMIVNVRGYSPYRARDVKDLKFKDIKNDDEDISYIKLAVEYGFIENKEENFNKDAKITREEMAKMIIKLIDKEDMAKMKGVYALGFSDEASIDQSYKGYVAVCKGMGIINGDNSSFRPKDNATMTEMAVSIYKALSVGIK, from the coding sequence ATGAATTTTAAAAGAATTGTTTTGACTATTTTTACAGTATTTTTGGTATTAGGTAGTTCTATACTATCTTTTGCTGAACCTAATGTATCTAAGGATGAGGCAAAGAAGGCAGCAGAAAATGCTTTAAAGAACTACTTAGGGGTTGAATTAGACAATAAGTTTGAGTCTAGAATAGAGTTTAGAAATGAAAAATATAGAGAAAGATCTGCATGGAGCATGGATTGGTATAAACATGAAGATAATATAGATATAGACATACAAGCAGAGATAGACTCTGATAATGGTAAAATATTAGAATTAAGATATTATAATTGGAACAATAATGAAAAGAATTCAGCAATTCCAAGTATGACAAAAGAAGAAGCTAAAAAAATAGCTGATGATTTTTTAAATCAAATAAACCCTGTTGAAAGTAAAAAAGTAAAACTTAGAGATGATTATTATTTCTCACAAAGATTTAGAGGCGAAAATTATCGTTTTAATTATGTAAGACAGGAAAATGGAATTGATTTTAATACAGATAGTATAGATATAGAAATAAATGGGTCTACAGGCAAAATACAATCATATAGATTTAATTGGGATTATGATGTGAAATTTGAAGATAATAAAAATATTATAGCTAAAGATAAAGCAAAGCAAGTATTAAAGGATAATACTGATATGAAGCTTGTATATTCTGATGTAGATAAAAATAATGATAATAAACCTGACAATATAAAATCATTCTATAAGCCATATAATGAAAAAGGATTTTTAGTAGATGCTAAAAATGGGGTAATGCTGAGATGGGATGGATCTAAGGAAGAGTTAAATTACAAGGATATAGATGATAAAGAAAAAGAAAAGATATACAAAAAAATCACTAAGCCTCAAAAACTCAGTAAAGAATTAACAGAAAAAGAGGCTAAAGATAGAATTAACTCTATTGCAAAAGATTTTATAAAAGATGATTTTGAAATTGATAGATTAAGATATGAAGAAGACGATGAGTATTTTATTACTAGAGGAAGAAAAGTATGGGAAGCTAGATTTAATATTAAAGATAAAGATAGAGATGGAAGAGTATCAATAGATGCAAATACAGGTGAAATTATATCTTTCGATACTTATTACTTTAATAATGAAGATGAAGATTTTACTCCTGAGATTACTTGGAGCCAAGGATATGATAAGGCTGTAGATGTTTTAAGTAAGTACTATGGATATAATATAAAAGAATTAGATACTAAATTACTAGAACAAAACAGTTACCATTATATAAATGGTAAAAAAATAAATGCAGATTCATATTACTATAATTTTGCAAGAATTAATAACAAAATAAAATATGAAAATAATAACATAGTTATAGTTATTAATGCAAGAAATGGTGATGTAGCAGAAGTACGATATACATGGGATAATGATATTGAATTTCCAAAGTGTGACAATGTAATCAATAAAGATAAGGCAAAGAACGTATACTTTGAAAATCGTGACTTTGAATTAAGTTATAATATTATTGGAAATAAAGAAGAGAATGATAAAAAGGCTACTTTAGCATATGGATTAAAAGATATGTTTGAATTTGATAGAGTGGATGCAATAAGTGGGAAAGCATTAGGTTATAATGGAGAAGAATTTAACAAGAAGGATGATAAAGATTATTCAGATAAAATAAAGAATCATTGGGCTAAAAAAGAGCTTACAATATTGAGTGATAGTAATATAATAGATCTTAAAACATTTGAACCGAATAACGAGATATCTAAAATAGATGCTTTAAAAATGATTGTTAATGTAAGAGGATATAGCCCTTATAGAGCACGTGATGTGAAGGACCTTAAATTTAAAGATATAAAAAATGACGATGAAGATATATCTTATATAAAACTTGCAGTTGAATATGGATTTATAGAAAATAAAGAAGAAAATTTCAATAAGGATGCTAAGATAACAAGAGAAGAAATGGCTAAGATGATAATTAAACTTATAGATAAAGAAGATATGGCTAAGATGAAGGGTGTGTATGCACTTGGATTTAGTGATGAAGCTAGTATAGATCAAAGTTACAAGGGATATGTAGCAGTGTGCAAGGGTATGGGCATAATAAATGGAGATAATTCAAGCTTTAGACCTAAGGATAATGCTACTATGACAGAAATGGCTGTGTCTATATACAAGGCTTTATCTGTTGGAATAAAATAA